A window of the Candidatus Nitrosotalea okcheonensis genome harbors these coding sequences:
- a CDS encoding cytidylyltransferase domain-containing protein has protein sequence MNCVIIIQARSDSKRFPRKVLSKMEDNTILWHVINRVKKIDSCDIVVATTRRKIDNSIVNIAKKSNIKYFRGRTNDVLDRFYKAANKFDADIIMRITSDCPLIDPQESNKVLKKFLSRKYDYVSNGNETYPDGLDTEVFSFKALKKAWKNSKLRSDREHVTPYIWRNKKIFKIGSVKNNGKNMKAYRWSVDYKDDLIFIRHIYARLYKRKEIFLMNDVLNLLRKEPHLMKINSHHTRNEGYTISLSND, from the coding sequence ATGAATTGTGTGATAATAATACAAGCAAGATCAGACTCTAAGAGATTCCCAAGAAAAGTTTTATCAAAAATGGAAGACAATACCATTTTGTGGCACGTCATTAACAGAGTAAAAAAAATAGACAGCTGTGACATAGTTGTTGCAACAACAAGAAGAAAGATCGATAACAGTATAGTTAACATAGCAAAAAAATCAAATATCAAATATTTCAGAGGTAGAACAAATGATGTTCTTGACAGATTTTACAAGGCTGCAAATAAGTTTGATGCAGATATAATTATGAGAATCACATCGGATTGTCCATTAATAGATCCACAAGAAAGTAACAAAGTGTTAAAAAAGTTTCTTAGTAGAAAGTATGATTATGTATCCAATGGTAATGAAACATATCCTGATGGATTAGATACTGAAGTCTTTAGTTTTAAAGCCCTAAAAAAAGCTTGGAAAAATTCCAAATTGAGATCAGATAGAGAGCATGTAACACCATACATTTGGAGAAATAAGAAAATTTTCAAAATCGGTTCAGTGAAAAATAATGGAAAAAACATGAAGGCATACAGATGGTCGGTAGACTACAAAGATGACTTGATATTCATCAGGCATATATACGCAAGACTATATAAGAGAAAGGAGATATTTTTGATGAACGATGTATTAAATTTGCTAAGAAAAGAACCACATCTCATGAAAATTAATTCTCATCATACGAGAAATGAAGGATATACGATTTCATTATCAAATGATTGA
- a CDS encoding N-acetylneuraminate synthase family protein, which translates to MYAKIIAEIGSNWEGDVELGKLHIESAKKSGASFVKFQMWRARDLYDKSHPNWNEITKSELTQSAAKELKSFADKIGIGFFCSVFYPEAVDFLETLDVPIYKIASRTSTLKDKFSFETIQRVAKVRKPIYISVGEGGDRKKISDQFMNDKYQFTYCVSNYPTSDNDIDWKEIMKYDFFSDHTLGITIPIVFATLKKNNSKNDIFIEKHTRLETSKGPDASFAITYKELSELAKHLRRIENLSFPTQ; encoded by the coding sequence ATGTATGCCAAAATCATAGCTGAAATTGGATCTAATTGGGAGGGAGATGTAGAATTAGGCAAGTTACACATAGAATCAGCCAAGAAGAGTGGAGCTTCATTTGTCAAATTTCAAATGTGGCGTGCCAGAGATCTTTATGATAAATCACATCCGAATTGGAATGAAATTACAAAATCAGAACTTACACAAAGTGCTGCGAAAGAATTAAAGAGTTTTGCAGATAAAATTGGGATTGGGTTTTTTTGTAGTGTATTTTATCCAGAGGCAGTTGATTTTCTTGAAACATTAGATGTACCCATTTACAAAATTGCATCTAGAACCTCTACATTAAAGGATAAATTTTCATTCGAAACTATTCAAAGAGTAGCAAAGGTGAGAAAACCAATATACATAAGTGTAGGAGAGGGCGGAGATAGAAAAAAAATTTCAGATCAGTTTATGAATGACAAATATCAGTTCACTTATTGCGTATCTAATTATCCAACTTCTGATAATGATATTGATTGGAAAGAAATTATGAAGTATGACTTTTTCTCTGATCATACTTTAGGCATAACTATTCCAATTGTTTTTGCAACGTTAAAGAAAAACAACTCAAAGAACGATATTTTTATTGAAAAACACACAAGACTGGAAACCTCAAAGGGTCCGGATGCTTCTTTTGCAATTACATATAAGGAGTTATCAGAGTTAGCAAAACATCTGAGAAGAATAGAAAATCTGAGTTTTCCAACACAATAG
- a CDS encoding NAD-dependent epimerase/dehydratase family protein → MSDRILITGGAGYIGSVLTKELLNQGYSVTVLDRFMYEQNSLLDCCNNENFSVIRGDIRDKETLQSAMKGQDFIIHLAALVGAPLCNADQIAATTTNLDASKLLLSLRTKDQKILYPCTNSGYGIGEKNKFCTEETPLRPISLYGKTKVEAEKEILDAGNSISFRLATVFGVSPRMRVDLLVNDFVHRAMTDKFVVIFEGHFKRNYIHIQDVARTFLHGIKNFENLKGETYNVGLSDANLSKLELCEKIKKYRSDFVYIESDIGKDPDKRDYIVSNEKIEKTGFKPIYSLDFGIKELMKAFAIIKDSRYGNI, encoded by the coding sequence ATGAGTGATAGAATTCTAATAACAGGAGGCGCAGGATATATTGGTTCGGTTCTAACAAAAGAACTACTTAACCAAGGATATTCTGTGACAGTACTTGATAGATTCATGTATGAACAAAATAGTCTTTTAGATTGCTGTAATAATGAAAATTTTTCCGTCATTCGCGGTGATATAAGAGATAAAGAAACATTACAATCAGCTATGAAAGGACAGGATTTTATAATTCATTTAGCTGCTCTTGTTGGAGCACCTCTATGTAATGCAGATCAAATTGCTGCTACAACAACCAATCTTGATGCATCAAAACTTTTGTTATCCTTGAGAACAAAGGACCAGAAAATTCTTTACCCGTGTACCAACAGTGGTTATGGTATAGGAGAGAAAAACAAGTTCTGTACAGAAGAGACTCCTCTCAGACCAATCTCTCTATACGGTAAAACAAAGGTAGAAGCAGAAAAAGAAATACTAGATGCAGGAAACTCGATCAGTTTTAGACTGGCAACAGTGTTCGGTGTTTCCCCTAGAATGCGTGTAGATCTGCTAGTAAATGATTTTGTTCATCGTGCAATGACAGACAAGTTTGTGGTAATCTTCGAGGGTCATTTTAAACGAAATTATATTCACATTCAGGATGTTGCTCGTACTTTCCTTCATGGTATAAAGAACTTTGAAAATTTGAAAGGAGAGACATACAATGTTGGTCTATCGGATGCTAATCTTTCAAAGCTAGAGCTTTGTGAGAAGATAAAAAAATATCGTTCCGATTTTGTCTATATTGAATCAGACATAGGAAAGGATCCTGACAAGCGTGATTACATAGTTTCAAATGAAAAGATTGAGAAAACGGGTTTCAAACCAATCTACTCTCTAGATTTTGGAATTAAGGAATTGATGAAGGCATTTGCCATAATAAAAGATTCGCGTTATGGAAACATCTAA
- a CDS encoding DegT/DnrJ/EryC1/StrS family aminotransferase — translation MNRRIPLFSPKFDHKEIDAAKDALKSHFWASGAGVGRVSEFEQRFKKFTGCDECVAVNNGTDALHLALNILDIKKKEVLVPSLTFVTTVHSILYNEGIPVFVDVEPGTLCMDPNDLENKITSHTKAVIPVHFGGLPCNMARITKISKENSIHVAEDAAHACGSKYEGKMIGNISELTSFSFHPVKNLAMPKGGAITISSRNSKNMRKRLNSLRWCGIDKRQNSFYDVTSLGYNHYMDEISAAIGIEQLKKISKLNATRLEIAKRYHSDLNVSEKMPLSKGCSYHLYWIRVKNRKKVMKELRSHGIETGSHYRPVHSMAYYNVKIKLPVTDNIAKEVITLPMHANLKKDDVDFIIKTVNSLV, via the coding sequence ATGAATAGAAGAATCCCGTTATTTTCCCCCAAGTTTGACCATAAAGAAATCGATGCTGCTAAGGATGCTTTGAAAAGTCATTTCTGGGCTTCTGGCGCAGGGGTTGGTCGAGTATCAGAGTTTGAACAGAGATTCAAGAAGTTCACAGGCTGTGATGAATGTGTAGCAGTAAATAATGGAACTGATGCTCTTCATTTAGCACTCAATATTCTTGACATTAAAAAAAAAGAGGTGCTGGTTCCCTCACTCACCTTTGTCACAACTGTTCACTCTATTCTTTATAATGAGGGAATTCCAGTCTTTGTAGATGTAGAACCTGGAACGTTATGTATGGATCCTAATGATCTAGAAAATAAAATCACTAGTCATACTAAAGCAGTTATTCCGGTTCACTTTGGAGGTCTTCCATGCAACATGGCTAGAATAACAAAAATATCAAAAGAAAATTCAATTCATGTAGCCGAAGATGCAGCACATGCATGTGGTTCTAAATATGAAGGCAAAATGATAGGAAACATTAGTGAACTAACTAGTTTTAGCTTTCATCCTGTAAAGAATCTTGCAATGCCTAAAGGCGGAGCAATCACGATCAGCTCCAGAAATAGCAAAAATATGAGAAAGAGATTAAATTCTCTTAGATGGTGCGGTATTGACAAAAGACAAAATTCTTTTTATGATGTGACCAGTTTAGGCTATAATCACTATATGGATGAAATTTCGGCTGCCATCGGTATTGAACAATTAAAAAAGATTAGTAAACTTAATGCGACCAGACTTGAGATTGCAAAAAGATATCATTCAGATCTAAATGTAAGTGAAAAAATGCCTTTGAGTAAAGGTTGTTCTTATCACTTGTACTGGATCAGAGTTAAAAACAGAAAAAAAGTCATGAAGGAACTACGCTCCCACGGTATTGAAACAGGTTCTCATTATAGACCTGTTCATTCCATGGCTTATTACAACGTGAAAATTAAACTGCCAGTTACTGATAACATAGCAAAAGAAGTTATAACATTACCCATGCATGCAAATCTGAAGAAAGATGATGTTGACTTTATCATCAAGACAGTCAATTCACTGGTTTAG
- a CDS encoding class I SAM-dependent methyltransferase, with product MTGSPIEYIIQERSLKPVFNYLLRFRKLSKFLDLSLVTIKEYVRELEKDGFIENLRDQISQYPDVSTGSMMSPLRGPLLYIIMRMIKPQIIVETGVASGASSAFLLKALEKNNLGHLHSIDIPAIPGNDTIVRLPPDKKPGWLVPDDLRNRWTYHEGKSSIILKPLLVDLKQVDVFIHDSEHTYENMKFEYEIAWPFIKPGGILASDDIKWNAAFSELISEKRPSKILDLYSFGILKK from the coding sequence ATGACAGGTTCTCCAATTGAATATATTATTCAGGAAAGGAGTCTAAAACCTGTTTTCAATTACTTGTTGAGATTTAGAAAGTTAAGCAAGTTTTTGGATTTATCGCTGGTAACAATCAAAGAATATGTCAGAGAGCTTGAAAAAGATGGATTTATAGAAAATCTACGAGATCAAATATCTCAATATCCTGATGTTTCTACTGGTAGTATGATGAGTCCTCTGCGAGGGCCATTGCTTTACATAATAATGCGTATGATAAAACCACAAATTATCGTAGAAACTGGTGTTGCAAGTGGTGCTTCTTCTGCCTTTCTTTTGAAGGCACTAGAGAAAAATAATTTGGGACACTTGCATTCTATAGACATACCAGCGATCCCTGGAAATGATACCATAGTGCGTTTACCTCCGGACAAAAAACCAGGCTGGTTAGTTCCTGATGATTTGAGGAACAGATGGACATATCATGAAGGAAAATCTTCTATAATTTTAAAACCACTATTAGTTGATCTAAAACAAGTCGATGTTTTTATTCATGATAGTGAACACACTTATGAGAACATGAAATTTGAATATGAAATAGCTTGGCCATTTATTAAACCTGGTGGAATACTAGCTTCTGATGATATTAAATGGAATGCAGCATTTTCTGAGTTGATTTCAGAAAAAAGACCAAGTAAAATTCTTGATTTGTACAGCTTTGGAATATTGAAGAAATAA
- a CDS encoding aminotransferase class III-fold pyridoxal phosphate-dependent enzyme — protein sequence MLNLKKSNEYLKRATGLIPALSQTFSKAPYSYVKGIYPVYLKSGKGSHVFDVDNNEFIDYILALGPVTLGYAYQAVDNAISQQLKKGISFSMPHHLEVELSEEIHHLIPGADMVRFSKTGSDAVTAAVRAARAITKKDNILYCGSGGVWHDWFTVITSRSEGIPYIMKSMIRKFNYNDLESLKISFEESNDNVAAVCMEPLMLENPRDDFLQKVKKITHDNNAVLIFDEVVTGFRYAKGGAQEYLGVEGDIVAFGKGIANGMPLGAITGKEEYMKKFDEVFYSTSYGGETLSLAASLAVINEIKNKPVIEHCWNIGRALIEGFNKIASELSLDIEISGFPIRGSIVCRDENGNPSNLLKSILLQELVERGIMFGPGAVFVSYSHTKDDIENTLKSCREAMLTLKKGIENGNVSSLLKGEEMKKVMTF from the coding sequence ATGTTAAATTTGAAAAAATCTAACGAGTATCTCAAAAGAGCAACAGGTCTCATCCCAGCATTATCACAGACTTTTAGTAAAGCTCCGTATAGTTATGTAAAAGGCATTTATCCAGTTTATTTAAAAAGCGGTAAAGGAAGTCATGTTTTTGATGTAGACAACAATGAGTTCATAGATTACATATTAGCATTAGGACCTGTTACACTAGGTTATGCATATCAAGCCGTAGACAATGCCATATCACAACAACTGAAGAAGGGTATTTCTTTTTCCATGCCACACCATCTAGAAGTAGAATTATCAGAAGAAATCCATCATCTGATTCCAGGAGCTGACATGGTAAGATTTTCAAAAACAGGTTCAGATGCAGTAACTGCTGCAGTGAGAGCAGCTAGAGCAATTACAAAGAAAGACAACATACTATATTGTGGATCAGGTGGAGTTTGGCATGATTGGTTTACAGTAATTACAAGTAGAAGTGAAGGAATTCCCTACATAATGAAATCCATGATAAGAAAATTCAATTATAATGATTTAGAATCTCTCAAGATATCTTTTGAAGAATCTAATGATAACGTAGCAGCAGTATGTATGGAACCACTGATGTTAGAAAACCCAAGAGATGATTTTCTTCAAAAGGTGAAAAAGATCACCCATGACAATAACGCAGTACTCATCTTTGATGAAGTGGTAACAGGGTTCAGATATGCAAAAGGAGGAGCACAAGAATATCTTGGTGTAGAAGGAGACATAGTAGCTTTTGGTAAAGGAATAGCAAACGGTATGCCACTTGGAGCTATAACTGGAAAAGAAGAATATATGAAGAAATTTGATGAAGTATTTTACTCAACTTCTTATGGTGGTGAAACCCTTTCACTTGCAGCCTCGCTTGCAGTCATTAATGAAATTAAAAACAAGCCTGTAATAGAACACTGTTGGAATATTGGAAGAGCATTAATAGAAGGATTTAACAAAATTGCATCTGAATTATCTCTGGATATTGAAATCAGTGGATTTCCCATCAGAGGTAGTATTGTTTGCAGAGATGAAAATGGAAATCCGTCTAATTTACTAAAAAGTATCTTATTACAAGAACTTGTTGAAAGAGGAATAATGTTTGGTCCTGGTGCCGTTTTCGTTAGTTATTCTCACACTAAAGACGATATTGAAAATACATTAAAATCTTGTAGAGAAGCTATGCTCACTCTCAAGAAGGGAATAGAAAATGGAAATGTTTCCTCACTACTCAAAGGAGAGGAAATGAAAAAAGTCATGACTTTCTAA
- a CDS encoding UDP-N-acetylglucosamine 2-epimerase, with protein sequence MNEIDLTALEISTNWYKNTIIQDMLTFEGINLGFLVEWELFHYLIQTIKNYVMLEKILEKEKPQKAIIYGDIGQIGSIFDKHHVTYELKESENHNDDKFIMDYIEIKYDIFNHPVSFRISLQKFFWMRRQYEKVLNMILKLFSVKGKRDNLRKNYLLLEFNPSTYNDLLYAAEKNNNNLKLFNFRRPAIWNVNSFKVILRSGCDIVREYTDKVPDEKIKSVIDHLRNSYEMEKIFSIRNKSFWFFIQKDFINFCHIRFLEALQEIKSVTAILKNQRIDCILGWNDSLQTEKTIMTIGKKLGIQTVVLQHGIVNHNENPEKIRSHIKINGLVPLVADYLCCWGDIMEKHAISLGMQKEKLVKTGSPRYDSFFSQKRMIHVKEKKTILFATSGLANNFVAGFTSEILKKYEESIENICSICQRFKEYELIVKIHPYSSDFIDVKSIIKRSNSNAMIIQNANMEKLIENCDVLITYAQSTVLLEAMILEKPTISIWLYDFISPEEDMLFKYDAVTVTTSERLEDNLKRILKDEDFTKFKINNGKRFVNDYLSNRGKASYELLRFLDQITNNK encoded by the coding sequence ATGAATGAAATCGATTTAACTGCATTGGAAATTTCTACAAATTGGTATAAGAACACAATAATACAAGATATGCTAACATTTGAAGGAATAAATCTTGGATTTTTAGTAGAGTGGGAGCTATTTCATTATTTGATACAAACCATAAAAAACTATGTCATGTTAGAAAAAATTCTAGAAAAGGAGAAGCCTCAAAAAGCAATCATTTATGGAGATATTGGACAAATAGGATCAATTTTTGATAAACATCATGTAACATACGAGTTGAAAGAGTCAGAAAATCATAATGACGACAAATTCATCATGGATTACATAGAAATCAAGTATGACATATTTAATCACCCAGTATCATTCAGGATTTCACTTCAAAAGTTTTTCTGGATGAGAAGACAATATGAGAAAGTTCTTAACATGATTTTAAAATTATTTTCGGTGAAAGGAAAAAGAGATAATTTAAGAAAGAATTACTTACTACTTGAATTCAATCCATCTACGTATAATGATTTGTTGTATGCTGCAGAGAAAAACAACAACAATCTAAAACTATTCAATTTCCGAAGACCAGCTATTTGGAATGTAAATTCTTTTAAAGTTATATTGAGATCTGGTTGTGACATTGTAAGGGAATATACCGATAAGGTGCCAGACGAAAAAATCAAGAGTGTAATAGACCATCTAAGAAATTCATATGAAATGGAAAAAATTTTTTCGATAAGAAATAAATCATTTTGGTTTTTCATACAAAAGGACTTTATCAATTTTTGTCATATCAGATTCTTAGAGGCGTTACAAGAAATAAAAAGTGTCACAGCCATACTAAAAAACCAAAGAATAGATTGCATCTTAGGCTGGAACGATAGTTTACAAACAGAAAAAACTATCATGACAATAGGAAAAAAACTTGGCATACAAACAGTAGTATTACAACATGGAATAGTCAACCATAATGAAAACCCAGAAAAAATTCGTTCACATATAAAAATAAATGGACTTGTGCCTCTTGTGGCAGATTATCTTTGTTGCTGGGGGGACATTATGGAAAAACATGCAATAAGTCTTGGTATGCAAAAAGAAAAATTGGTAAAAACTGGAAGTCCAAGATATGATAGTTTTTTTTCACAAAAAAGGATGATACATGTTAAAGAAAAAAAGACGATACTTTTTGCAACCAGTGGACTTGCAAATAATTTTGTTGCCGGATTCACATCTGAAATATTAAAAAAATATGAGGAATCAATTGAGAATATTTGTTCAATTTGCCAGAGATTCAAAGAATATGAATTAATAGTGAAAATTCATCCTTATTCATCTGATTTCATAGATGTAAAGAGTATAATCAAAAGAAGCAATTCAAATGCAATGATTATCCAAAATGCTAATATGGAAAAGCTAATAGAAAATTGTGATGTATTGATAACATATGCACAATCTACAGTCTTGTTGGAGGCCATGATTCTGGAAAAACCAACTATATCCATATGGTTATACGATTTTATCTCCCCTGAGGAAGATATGCTTTTCAAATATGATGCAGTCACTGTGACTACATCTGAAAGATTAGAAGACAATTTGAAAAGAATCCTAAAAGATGAAGACTTTACAAAATTTAAGATAAACAATGGAAAAAGATTTGTGAATGATTATCTATCTAATAGAGGTAAAGCATCCTATGAATTATTGAGATTTTTGGATCAAATTACCAATAATAAGTAA
- a CDS encoding D-sedoheptulose-7-phosphate isomerase, which produces MNKKISEIIKENRLTNQRLQESCIPSIVELIDNARNTLKKKGKVVFFGNGGSAADSQHIAAEFTGKFKTYQRFLPAIALTTNTSALTAISNDFSFDDIFSMQVKSLVNKNDLVIGISTSGNSTNVIKGVLEAKKIGAKTVSFTGAKGGKLAKIADIIIKVPSDDTQRIQEFHIMIGHILCELVN; this is translated from the coding sequence ATGAATAAGAAAATATCTGAAATAATTAAAGAAAATAGATTAACAAATCAACGTCTACAGGAATCATGCATACCATCAATTGTAGAATTAATAGATAATGCCAGAAATACATTAAAGAAGAAAGGTAAGGTAGTCTTTTTTGGAAATGGCGGATCTGCAGCAGACTCACAACATATAGCAGCAGAATTTACAGGCAAATTTAAAACATATCAAAGATTTTTACCTGCAATAGCTCTTACCACCAACACTTCTGCTTTGACTGCAATATCAAACGATTTTAGTTTTGATGACATTTTTTCAATGCAAGTAAAATCACTGGTCAATAAAAATGACTTGGTAATTGGAATTTCAACTAGTGGAAATTCAACAAATGTCATCAAAGGAGTATTGGAAGCAAAGAAAATTGGTGCAAAGACTGTTTCCTTTACTGGAGCAAAAGGAGGAAAACTTGCCAAGATTGCAGATATTATAATAAAAGTACCATCCGATGATACTCAAAGAATTCAAGAATTTCACATCATGATTGGACATATTCTCTGTGAACTAGTCAACTAG
- a CDS encoding glycosyltransferase: protein MNHEIVIIVRKDSSNNHQDNVHAILPSPMKAFFILPLIIIKLSTIIKKENPDVIVVEGGWYIPLLISMANITKRKPIIFVFRGLVLETLVAFHAKSFLIKTVARLFIKINHAIYKKSKFLIGTNPSLCKFYEEKLRKKVTLIGTHSIDFEIFKPLDAISSKQIREQYGIDKNKISILYSGAIEEWHISYLVDLIDNVVQLDKEGHMVQIIIMGWGSCRDKLLNLIKKKIENGVKKDVILAMPWLEHQIVPKIIASCDICVDPFLRPHPMNYAPAGKLMEYMACGKCIITTKGYSNEELVTDKKSGFIVDGTKTNLYLTLKNILIDKDNIKGMGQIARETIVKLYSSTNKIEDFEEYLKKASMTNHPTKKITDKK, encoded by the coding sequence TTGAATCATGAAATTGTTATCATTGTAAGAAAAGATTCTTCAAATAATCATCAAGATAATGTACATGCTATTTTACCATCCCCAATGAAAGCATTTTTCATTTTACCACTAATAATAATAAAGTTATCAACTATCATAAAAAAAGAAAACCCAGATGTTATTGTAGTAGAAGGAGGATGGTATATCCCTCTTTTAATCTCAATGGCTAACATCACAAAACGAAAACCAATTATTTTTGTTTTTAGAGGATTGGTTTTAGAAACTCTTGTAGCATTTCATGCAAAATCATTTTTGATAAAAACTGTAGCAAGATTATTCATAAAAATAAATCATGCAATATATAAAAAAAGCAAATTTTTAATTGGTACAAATCCATCACTCTGTAAGTTTTATGAGGAAAAGCTCAGAAAAAAAGTTACACTAATCGGAACTCATTCCATCGATTTTGAAATATTCAAGCCACTTGACGCCATATCATCTAAACAGATCAGAGAACAATATGGAATTGACAAGAACAAGATTTCTATATTATATTCAGGTGCAATAGAAGAGTGGCACATATCGTACCTTGTAGATTTGATTGACAATGTAGTACAACTGGATAAAGAAGGTCATATGGTGCAGATCATCATAATGGGGTGGGGATCTTGCCGTGATAAACTTTTGAATTTAATCAAGAAAAAAATTGAAAACGGAGTCAAAAAAGACGTAATTCTTGCAATGCCATGGTTAGAACACCAGATTGTTCCAAAAATCATTGCTTCTTGCGACATATGTGTTGATCCCTTTCTTAGACCACATCCCATGAACTATGCTCCTGCAGGTAAGTTGATGGAATACATGGCATGTGGTAAATGCATCATAACAACGAAAGGGTACTCAAATGAAGAGCTAGTTACAGATAAAAAAAGCGGTTTCATCGTAGATGGTACTAAAACAAATCTGTATTTGACATTAAAGAACATCCTGATAGATAAGGATAACATTAAAGGGATGGGGCAGATTGCAAGAGAAACAATCGTAAAACTATATTCATCCACTAATAAAATTGAAGATTTTGAAGAGTATCTCAAGAAAGCGTCAATGACAAATCATCCTACAAAAAAAATTACAGATAAAAAATAA
- a CDS encoding nucleotidyltransferase family protein: MSNEKFECLILAGGRGTRLQRIDSSRPKPLISVLGLPFIDYQLKLLRKQGLKRILISTGYMGDQMDNYIKKLKLENMHISTIHENYPLGTGGAIKNAIDFLDDEVLVCNGDTIAFFDLREMFSFHKKRKSNLTILIRQIEQSSRYGIISLDLDDDRIVAFQEKSDARKSWISAGYFILAKKKISWDDYPESFSYEELLFPDLVRNGKAYGFKFDDYFIDVGTPDSYNQFINDVTSKRVDFS; encoded by the coding sequence ATGAGTAATGAAAAATTTGAATGTTTAATTTTGGCAGGTGGTAGAGGAACAAGGTTACAAAGAATTGACTCTAGTAGGCCAAAACCCTTGATATCAGTTCTAGGATTGCCCTTTATTGATTATCAGTTAAAACTATTGCGTAAACAAGGGCTGAAAAGAATCTTGATCTCAACTGGTTACATGGGTGATCAGATGGATAATTATATAAAAAAATTGAAACTTGAAAATATGCACATCTCTACAATACACGAAAATTACCCCTTGGGGACAGGCGGTGCAATAAAAAATGCCATTGATTTTCTGGATGATGAAGTTCTTGTGTGTAATGGAGACACAATTGCTTTCTTTGATCTCCGAGAGATGTTTTCTTTTCATAAAAAAAGAAAATCAAATCTTACCATATTAATTAGACAAATAGAACAATCTTCTAGATATGGAATAATTTCTCTAGATTTGGATGATGACAGAATTGTTGCATTTCAAGAAAAATCTGATGCTAGAAAATCTTGGATTAGTGCAGGTTATTTCATACTTGCAAAGAAGAAAATCTCTTGGGATGATTATCCTGAATCCTTTTCATATGAGGAATTATTATTTCCTGATTTAGTACGGAATGGAAAGGCCTATGGATTTAAATTTGATGATTATTTCATCGATGTTGGAACTCCAGATAGTTACAATCAATTCATAAATGATGTTACTTCAAAGAGAGTTGATTTCTCTTAA